The proteins below are encoded in one region of Streptomyces roseirectus:
- a CDS encoding DUF2550 domain-containing protein, which yields MVLALTVCGIVVALVVLGLFVFGLRRRLIQRSGGTFDCSLRWDVPEKPDPSGKGWSYGVARYSGDTVEWYRVFSYAYRPRRVLERSSIEVSGRRLPEGEEELALLSDAVVLACTHRGTRLELAMSEDALTGFLAWLEAAPPGQRVNVA from the coding sequence ATGGTCCTCGCTCTGACTGTGTGCGGAATCGTCGTGGCCCTCGTGGTGCTGGGCCTGTTCGTCTTCGGCCTGCGCCGCAGACTGATCCAGCGTTCGGGGGGCACGTTCGACTGCTCCCTGCGCTGGGACGTTCCCGAGAAACCCGACCCCAGCGGCAAGGGCTGGTCCTACGGCGTCGCCCGCTACAGCGGTGACACCGTCGAGTGGTACCGCGTCTTCTCCTACGCCTACCGTCCCCGCCGCGTCCTGGAGCGCTCCTCCATCGAGGTCTCCGGCCGCCGCCTCCCCGAGGGCGAGGAGGAACTGGCACTCCTGTCGGACGCGGTCGTCCTCGCCTGCACACATCGCGGGACACGGCTGGAACTGGCGATGAGCGAGGACGCGCTGACCGGGTTCCTGGCGTGGCTGGAGGCGGCGCCTCCAGGTCAGCGCGTCAACGTGGCCTGA
- a CDS encoding F0F1 ATP synthase subunit epsilon, translating into MAAELHVALVAADREVWSGDATLVVARTTSGDIGVMPGHQPLLGVLESGPVTIRTSDGGTVVAAVHGGFISFADNKLSLLAEIAELSDEIDVQRVERELEKAKAEGDAAAERRADVRLRAAAAH; encoded by the coding sequence TTGGCTGCTGAGCTGCACGTCGCGCTGGTCGCGGCCGACCGAGAGGTCTGGTCGGGCGACGCGACTCTCGTCGTCGCGCGCACCACGTCCGGCGACATCGGCGTCATGCCCGGTCACCAGCCGCTGCTCGGTGTGCTGGAGTCGGGCCCGGTGACCATCCGTACGAGTGACGGCGGGACCGTCGTCGCCGCGGTGCACGGCGGATTCATCTCGTTCGCCGACAACAAGCTGTCGCTGCTGGCCGAGATCGCCGAGCTGTCGGACGAGATCGACGTCCAGCGCGTCGAGCGCGAGCTGGAGAAGGCGAAGGCCGAGGGTGACGCCGCCGCCGAGCGGCGTGCCGACGTCCGACTGCGGGCGGCGGCCGCGCATTGA
- the atpD gene encoding F0F1 ATP synthase subunit beta: protein MTTTVETAVATGRVARVIGPVVDVEFPVDAMPEIYNALHVEVSDPANEGEKKTLTLEVAQHLGDGLVRTISMQPTDGLVRQAAVTDTGTGISVPVGDFTKGKVFNTLGEVLNVDESYDGERWSIHRKAPAFDQLESKTEMFETGLKVVDLLTPYVKGGKIGLFGGAGVGKTVLIQEMIMRVANLHEGVSVFAGVGERTREGNDLIQEMEESGVLDKTALVFGQMDEPPGTRLRVALAGLTMAEYFRDVQKQDVLFFIDNIFRFTQAGSEVSTLLGRMPSAVGYQPNLADEMGLLQERITSTRGHSITSMQAIYVPADDLTDPAPATTFAHLDATTVLSRPISEKGIYPAVDPLDSTSRILDPRYIEQDHYDAAMRVKTILQKYKDLQDIIAILGIDELGEEDKLVVHRARRVERFLSQNTHAAKQFTGVDGSDVPLDESIAAFNAICDGDYDHFPEQAFFMCGGLEDLKNNAKELGVS, encoded by the coding sequence ATGACGACGACAGTTGAGACGGCCGTTGCCACGGGCCGCGTCGCCCGGGTCATCGGCCCGGTCGTCGACGTGGAGTTCCCCGTCGACGCGATGCCGGAGATCTACAACGCTCTGCACGTCGAGGTCTCCGACCCGGCGAACGAGGGCGAGAAGAAGACGCTGACCCTGGAGGTCGCCCAGCACCTGGGTGACGGCCTGGTCCGCACCATCTCGATGCAGCCCACCGACGGTCTGGTCCGCCAGGCCGCGGTGACCGACACGGGCACGGGCATCTCCGTCCCCGTCGGTGACTTCACCAAGGGCAAGGTGTTCAACACCCTCGGCGAGGTCCTGAACGTCGACGAGTCCTACGACGGCGAGCGCTGGTCCATCCACCGCAAGGCGCCGGCGTTCGACCAGCTCGAGTCCAAGACCGAGATGTTCGAGACGGGTCTGAAGGTCGTCGACCTCCTCACCCCGTACGTCAAGGGCGGCAAGATCGGTCTGTTCGGTGGTGCCGGTGTCGGCAAGACCGTGCTGATCCAGGAAATGATCATGCGTGTCGCCAACCTCCACGAGGGCGTCTCCGTCTTCGCGGGCGTCGGCGAGCGCACCCGTGAGGGCAACGACCTCATCCAGGAGATGGAAGAGAGCGGCGTTCTCGACAAGACCGCCCTCGTCTTCGGTCAGATGGACGAGCCCCCGGGCACCCGTCTGCGCGTCGCGCTGGCCGGCCTCACCATGGCCGAGTACTTCCGTGACGTCCAGAAGCAGGACGTGCTGTTCTTCATCGACAACATCTTCCGCTTCACGCAGGCCGGTTCCGAGGTCTCCACGCTGCTCGGCCGTATGCCGTCCGCGGTGGGTTACCAGCCGAACCTGGCCGACGAGATGGGTCTCCTCCAGGAGCGCATCACCTCGACCCGCGGTCACTCGATCACCTCGATGCAGGCGATCTACGTCCCCGCGGACGACCTGACCGACCCGGCCCCGGCCACCACCTTCGCCCACCTCGACGCGACGACGGTGCTCTCCCGTCCGATCTCCGAGAAGGGCATCTACCCGGCCGTGGACCCGCTGGACTCCACGTCCCGGATCCTGGACCCGCGCTACATCGAGCAGGACCACTACGACGCCGCCATGCGCGTCAAGACGATCCTGCAGAAGTACAAGGACCTCCAGGACATCATCGCGATCCTCGGTATCGACGAACTCGGCGAGGAGGACAAGCTCGTCGTCCACCGTGCCCGTCGCGTGGAGCGCTTCCTGTCCCAGAACACCCACGCCGCCAAGCAGTTCACCGGCGTCGACGGGTCGGACGTTCCGCTGGACGAGTCGATCGCGGCCTTCAACGCGATCTGCGACGGCGACTACGACCACTTCCCCGAGCAGGCGTTCTTCATGTGCGGTGGGCTTGAGGACCTCAAGAACAACGCCAAGGAGCTGGGCGTCTCCTGA
- a CDS encoding F0F1 ATP synthase subunit gamma → MGAQLRVYKRRIRSVTATKKITKAMEMIAASRVVKAQRKVAASTPYAQELTRAVTAVGTGSNTKHPLTTQAETVTRSAVLLLTSDRGLAGAFNSNAIKAAEQLTARLEAEGKQVDTYIVGRRGVAHYNFRERKIADSWAGFTDEPSYADAKQVAAPLIEAIEKDTADGGVDELHIVFTEFVSMMTQTAIGDRLLPLSLDEVAAKESKQGEILPLYDFEPSAEDVLDALLPRYVESRVYNALLQSAASKHAATRRAMKSATDNAGELITTLSRLANAARQAEITQEISEIVGGTAALADATAGSDR, encoded by the coding sequence ATGGGAGCCCAGCTCCGGGTCTACAAGCGTCGCATCCGATCCGTCACCGCGACCAAGAAGATCACCAAGGCGATGGAGATGATCGCCGCCTCGCGCGTCGTCAAGGCGCAGCGCAAGGTGGCGGCCTCCACGCCGTACGCGCAGGAACTGACCCGCGCGGTCACGGCGGTCGGCACCGGCTCGAACACCAAGCACCCGCTGACCACGCAGGCCGAGACGGTCACGCGGTCCGCGGTCCTGCTCCTGACGAGCGACCGCGGTCTCGCGGGCGCCTTCAACTCCAACGCCATCAAGGCCGCCGAGCAGCTGACGGCGCGCCTCGAGGCCGAGGGCAAGCAGGTCGACACGTACATCGTCGGCCGGCGTGGTGTCGCGCACTACAACTTCCGCGAGCGGAAGATCGCGGACTCGTGGGCGGGCTTCACGGACGAGCCGTCGTACGCGGACGCCAAGCAGGTCGCGGCGCCGCTGATCGAGGCGATCGAGAAGGACACGGCGGACGGCGGGGTGGACGAACTCCACATCGTGTTCACCGAGTTCGTCTCGATGATGACGCAGACCGCCATCGGCGACCGGCTGCTGCCGCTGAGCCTCGACGAGGTGGCGGCCAAGGAGTCCAAGCAGGGCGAGATCCTTCCCCTGTACGACTTCGAGCCCTCGGCGGAGGACGTCCTCGACGCCCTGCTGCCGCGCTATGTGGAGAGCCGCGTCTACAACGCGCTGCTCCAGTCGGCGGCCTCCAAGCACGCCGCCACGCGTCGCGCGATGAAGTCGGCGACCGACAACGCGGGAGAGCTGATCACCACGCTCTCCCGACTTGCCAACGCGGCCCGCCAGGCCGAAATCACCCAGGAAATCAGCGAGATCGTCGGTGGCACCGCAGCCCTGGCCGACGCGACCGCGGGGAGTGACAGGTAA
- the atpA gene encoding F0F1 ATP synthase subunit alpha, with product MAELTIRPEEIRDALENFVQSYQPDAASREEVGTVTLAGDGIAKVEGLPSAMANELLKFEDGTLGLALNLEEREIGAIVLGEFSGIEEGQPVQRTGEVLSVAVGEGYLGRVVDPLGNPIDGLGEIETSGRRALELQAPGVMARKSVHEPMETGYKAVDTMTPIGRGQRQLIIGDRQTGKTALAVDTIINQRDNWRTGDPNKQVRCVYVAIGQKGSTIASVRGALEEAGALEYTTIVAAPASDPAGFKYLAPYTGSAIGQQWMYEGKHVLIVFDDLSKQADAYRAVSLLLRRPPGREAYPGDVFYLHSRLLERCAKLSDELGAGSMTGLPIVETKANDVSAFIPTNVISITDGQCFLESDLFNAGQRPALNVGISVSRVGGSAQHKAIRQVSGRLRVDLAQFRELEAFAAFGSDLDAASKSQLERGSRLVELLKQAQYQPMATEDQVVSIWTGTTGRMDEVPVADIRRFEKELLEYLHRKEQGLMTSIKEGGKMSDDTIQAMSDAVAEFKKQFETSDGKLLGEDSAAK from the coding sequence ATGGCGGAGCTCACGATCCGGCCGGAGGAGATCCGGGACGCGCTGGAGAACTTCGTCCAGTCGTACCAGCCGGACGCGGCCTCGCGCGAGGAGGTCGGTACGGTCACCCTTGCCGGCGACGGCATCGCGAAGGTCGAGGGTCTTCCCTCGGCCATGGCCAACGAACTGCTGAAGTTCGAGGACGGCACTCTCGGCCTCGCGCTGAACCTGGAAGAGCGCGAGATCGGCGCCATCGTCCTCGGTGAGTTCAGCGGCATCGAGGAGGGTCAGCCGGTGCAGCGCACCGGTGAGGTCCTTTCCGTCGCGGTCGGCGAGGGCTACCTCGGCCGCGTCGTCGACCCCCTCGGCAACCCGATCGACGGCCTCGGCGAGATCGAGACGTCCGGCCGCCGCGCCCTGGAGCTCCAGGCTCCCGGCGTCATGGCCCGTAAGTCGGTCCACGAGCCGATGGAGACCGGCTACAAGGCCGTCGACACCATGACCCCGATCGGCCGCGGCCAGCGCCAGCTGATCATCGGCGACCGCCAGACCGGCAAGACCGCCCTGGCCGTCGACACGATCATCAACCAGCGCGACAACTGGCGCACCGGCGACCCGAACAAGCAGGTCCGCTGCGTGTACGTCGCCATCGGCCAGAAGGGCTCGACCATCGCCTCCGTGCGTGGCGCCCTCGAAGAGGCCGGCGCGCTGGAGTACACGACCATCGTCGCCGCCCCCGCGTCCGACCCGGCCGGCTTCAAGTACCTCGCGCCGTACACCGGTTCCGCCATCGGCCAGCAGTGGATGTACGAGGGCAAGCACGTCCTCATCGTCTTCGACGACCTGTCGAAGCAGGCCGACGCCTACCGTGCCGTCTCCCTCCTGCTGCGCCGCCCGCCGGGCCGCGAGGCGTACCCGGGCGACGTCTTCTACCTGCACTCCCGGCTCCTGGAGCGCTGCGCCAAGCTCTCCGACGAGCTGGGCGCCGGCTCGATGACCGGTCTGCCGATCGTCGAGACCAAGGCCAACGACGTCTCGGCGTTCATCCCGACCAACGTCATCTCCATCACCGACGGCCAGTGCTTCCTGGAGTCGGACCTGTTCAACGCCGGTCAGCGCCCCGCGCTGAACGTCGGTATCTCCGTCTCCCGAGTCGGTGGTTCCGCGCAGCACAAGGCGATCCGCCAGGTCTCCGGCCGACTCCGCGTCGACCTCGCCCAGTTCCGTGAGCTGGAGGCGTTCGCCGCCTTCGGTTCCGACCTGGACGCCGCGTCGAAGTCGCAGCTGGAGCGTGGTTCGCGCCTCGTCGAGCTGCTGAAGCAGGCCCAGTACCAGCCGATGGCCACCGAGGACCAGGTCGTCTCCATCTGGACCGGTACCACCGGCCGTATGGACGAGGTGCCGGTCGCCGACATCCGCCGCTTCGAGAAGGAGCTCCTGGAGTACCTGCACCGCAAGGAGCAGGGCCTCATGACCTCCATCAAGGAGGGCGGCAAGATGTCGGACGACACCATCCAGGCGATGTCCGACGCGGTCGCGGAGTTCAAGAAGCAGTTCGAGACCTCGGACGGCAAGCTGCTCGGCGAAGACTCCGCCGCCAAGTGA
- a CDS encoding F0F1 ATP synthase subunit delta: protein MNGASREALAAARERLDALTDATSVDAGALAGELASVTALLDREVSLRRVLTDPAQSGEAKAQLAARVLGDRISGPAADLVAGLVRARWSRSRDLVDALEELADIADLTSAQKAGTLDSVEDELFRFGRIVSSSTELRAALTDRKATASAKGELLRSLLAGRADAATERLVTRLVTAPRGRSLESGLEALSKLAADRRDRVVATVTSAVPLSDVQKQRLGAALGKLYGHTMHLNLDVDPEVLGGIRVQVGDEVINGSIADRIEDAARRLAS from the coding sequence ATGAACGGAGCCAGCCGCGAGGCCCTGGCCGCCGCACGGGAGCGCCTGGACGCGCTGACCGACGCCACGTCGGTCGACGCCGGTGCGCTCGCCGGTGAGCTGGCGTCCGTGACCGCACTGCTCGACCGCGAGGTCAGCCTGCGTCGGGTCCTGACCGACCCGGCGCAGTCCGGCGAGGCCAAGGCCCAGCTCGCCGCGCGCGTCCTCGGTGACCGGATCAGCGGCCCCGCCGCCGACCTGGTGGCCGGACTCGTCCGCGCCCGCTGGTCCCGGTCCCGTGACCTGGTGGACGCGCTGGAGGAGCTGGCGGACATCGCCGACCTCACCAGCGCCCAGAAGGCCGGCACGCTCGACAGCGTCGAGGACGAGCTGTTCCGCTTCGGACGGATCGTCTCCTCCTCCACCGAGCTGCGCGCCGCGCTGACCGATCGGAAGGCCACCGCCTCGGCCAAGGGCGAGCTGCTGCGCAGCCTGCTCGCGGGCCGTGCGGACGCGGCCACCGAACGGCTGGTGACCCGCCTGGTGACCGCGCCGCGTGGACGTAGCCTGGAATCGGGCCTTGAGGCCCTGTCCAAGCTCGCCGCCGACCGCCGCGACCGGGTGGTGGCCACGGTCACCTCGGCGGTGCCGCTGAGCGACGTCCAGAAGCAGCGCCTCGGCGCCGCCCTCGGCAAGCTCTACGGCCACACCATGCACCTCAACCTCGACGTGGACCCCGAGGTCCTGGGCGGGATCCGGGTGCAGGTCGGCGACGAGGTCATCAACGGCTCCATCGCGGACCGCATCGAGGACGCCGCCCGCCGCCTGGCGAGCTAA
- a CDS encoding F0F1 ATP synthase subunit B: MSPLVQLAAEEAENPLIPPIPELVIGLIAFVIVFGFLAKKLLPNINKVLEERREAIEGGIEDAQAMQQEAQSVLEQYKAQLAEARHEAARLRQEAQEQGATLIAEMRAEGQRQREEIVAAGHAQIEADRKAASSALRQDVGKLATDLAGKLVGESLEDHARQSRVIDRFLDDLEEKAEATR; the protein is encoded by the coding sequence ATGAGCCCCCTGGTTCAGTTGGCGGCTGAGGAGGCGGAAAACCCCCTCATCCCGCCGATCCCCGAGCTCGTCATCGGCCTCATCGCCTTCGTCATCGTCTTCGGCTTCCTCGCCAAGAAGCTCCTCCCGAACATCAACAAGGTTCTGGAAGAGCGTCGCGAGGCCATCGAGGGCGGTATCGAAGACGCGCAGGCCATGCAGCAGGAGGCCCAGAGCGTCCTGGAGCAGTACAAGGCCCAGCTCGCCGAGGCCCGGCACGAGGCCGCCCGTCTGCGCCAGGAGGCGCAGGAGCAGGGCGCCACGCTGATCGCCGAGATGCGTGCGGAAGGCCAGCGGCAGCGCGAGGAGATCGTCGCCGCCGGTCACGCGCAGATCGAGGCCGACCGCAAGGCCGCCTCCTCCGCGCTGCGCCAGGACGTCGGCAAGCTCGCCACCGACCTGGCCGGCAAGCTCGTCGGCGAGTCCCTCGAGGACCACGCCCGGCAGAGCCGCGTCATCGACCGCTTCCTCGACGACCTTGAGGAGAAGGCCGAGGCCACGCGATGA
- a CDS encoding ATP synthase subunit C: MSALQTLAEVKIQGNLGSIGYGLAAIGPGVGVGIIFGNGTQALARQPEAAGLIRANQILGFAFCEALALIGLVMPFVYPAS, translated from the coding sequence ATGTCCGCTCTCCAGACCCTCGCCGAAGTCAAGATCCAGGGCAACCTCGGCTCCATCGGTTACGGTCTCGCCGCGATCGGCCCCGGCGTCGGCGTCGGCATCATCTTCGGTAACGGCACCCAGGCGCTCGCCCGTCAGCCCGAAGCTGCCGGTCTGATCCGCGCCAACCAGATCCTCGGCTTCGCCTTCTGTGAGGCGCTGGCCCTCATCGGTCTGGTCATGCCGTTCGTTTACCCGGCCTCCTGA